Proteins from a single region of Corylus avellana chromosome ca11, CavTom2PMs-1.0:
- the LOC132164897 gene encoding uncharacterized protein LOC132164897 has protein sequence MDFDAYEYLEKTVEENDDRDSKRKSKSKEGTERSYRKRDVDEDDPALADGDDRKSKRSRADDENGGDKRDRDRDRERSSHRDKDRHHRDPEREKDRERERSSRDKDKERERERRERDKERERREKEKEKEREREREREKRERDEKERSRRSQSRSDRDRERDRDLEMRESRRFKDKKEVVEPEADPERDQRTVFAYQMPLKATERDVYEFFSRAGKVRDVRLIMDRNSRRSKGVGYIEFYDAMSVPMAIALSGQLLLGQPVMVKPSEAEKNLVQSNASTGGSSGLAGPYGAVDRKLYVGNLHFNMTETQLRAIFEPFGPVELVQLPLDLETGHCKGFGFVQFAKLEDAKAAQSLNGKVEIAGRTIKVSSVTDHVGAQDTGAKTADFDDDDGGGLSLNAQSRALLMQKLDRSGIATSIAGSLGVPMLNGSAPNPQAISLPVNGQAAVSVPALPVQAIPTPATEPVGSPSECLLLKNMFDPATEMDPDFDMDIKEDVEEECSKYGRVRHAHVDKNSAGFVYLRFETVEGAMAAQSAMHLRWFARRLISALFMQPDVYEAKFNGGA, from the exons ATGGACTTCGACGCTTACGAGTACTTGGAGAAGACGGTGGAGGAGAACGACGACAGAGACTCGAAGAGGAAGAGCAAGAGCAAGGAGGGCACCGAGAGGAGCTACAGGAAGCGAGACGTGGATGAGGACGATCCCGCTCTGGCCGACGGCGACGACCGCAAGAGCAAGAGGTCCAGAGCCGACGACGAGAACGGCGGCGACAAGCGCGATCGCGACCGCGACCGAGAGCGGTCCAGTCATCGCGATAAGGATCGGCATCACAGAGACCCGGAGAGAGAAAAGGATCGCGAGCGAGAGCGTAGTAGTAGAGATAAGGataaggagagggagagagagagaagggagagagataaggagagggagagaagggagaaagagaaggagaaagagagggagagggagagagaaagggagaaaagggagagagacGAGAAGGAAAGGTCTCGGAGAAGCCAGAGCCGGTCGGACCGGGACCGAGAGAGGGACAGAGACTTAGAGATGAGAGAGAGCAG GAGATTCAAAGATAAGAAAGAAGTAGTGGAGCCGGAAGCAGATCCAGAAAGGGATCAGAGAACTGTTTTTGCATACCAG ATGCCTTTGAAAGCAACTGAGAGGGATGTATATGAATTCTTCTCAAGAGCGGGCAAG GTGAGGGATGTCCGGCTGATCATGGACAGGAATTCAAGACGGTCAAAAGGAGTTGG GTATATTGAGTTTTATGATGCAATGTCTGTGCCAATGGCAATTGCTCTCTCTGGCCAACTTCTTCTTGGACAACCTGTTATGGTTAAACCTTCTGAGGCTGAAAAGAACCTAGTTCAATCTAATGCTTCTACTGGGGGCTCAAGTGGTCTTGCAGGTCCATATGGAGCAGTTGATAGAAAGCTGTACGTGGGCAACTTACACTTCAACATGACTGAAACCCAACTTAGAGCG ATTTTTGAACCATTTGGTCCTGTGGAGCTTGTGCAACTGCCTCTTGACCTCGAGACAGGACACTGCaagggttttgggtttgttcAA TTTGCTAAACTTGAAGATGCAAAGGCAGCTCAATCTTTGAATGGAAAAGTGGAAATAGCTGGTCGAACTATCAAG GTTTCATCTGTTACAGATCATGTTGGAGCACAAGACACTGGAGCAAAAACTGCTGactttgatgatgatgatgggggTGGTTTG TCTTTGAATGCTCAATCAAGAGCACTGCTTATGCAGAAGCTGGATCGCTCCGGTATTGCCACAAG TATAGCGGGCTCTCTTGGAGTTCCTATGCTTAATGGGTCAGCTCCAAATCCTCAAGCCATTAGTTTGCCTGTCAATGGGCAAGCTGCAGTTTCTGTGCCAGCTCTTCCAGTGCAAGCTATTCCTACCCCAGCCACAGAACCTGTTGGAAGCCCCAGCGAGTGCTTACTATTAAAGAATATGTTTGATCCAGCAACAGAG ATGGATCCAGATTTTGATATGGACATCAAAGAGGACGTGGAAGAAGAATGTTCTAAATATGGCCGAGTGAGACATGCACATGTGGACAA AAATAGTGCTGGTTTTGTGTATTTGCGGTTTGAAACTGTGGAAGGGGCAATGGCTGCCCAAAGTGCAATGCATCTGAGATGGTTTGCCCGTAGGTTGATTTCAGCCTTGTTCATG CAACCCGATGTATATGAAGCCAAGTTTAATGGTGGAGCATGA
- the LOC132164898 gene encoding protein LIKE COV 2-like, whose product MAEEKESTSIPLSQAENGGEDPAKSPPGSPNSSTRKACCFVLQSWVSKKFMTGCVVLFPVAFTFFVTWWFIQFVDGFFSPIYAQLGIDIFGLGFITSLLFVFFVGVFVSSWIGGTVFSLGEWFIKRMPFIRHIYSASKQISAAISPDQNTTAFKEVAIIRHPRVGEYAFGFITSTVTLQRDNEDEELCSVFVPTNHLYIGDIFLVNSEEIIRPNLSIREGIEIIVSGGMTMPQTISPLQRVARQNERIPLNRIA is encoded by the exons ATGGCGGAAGAGAAGGAATCGACGTCGATACCGCTGAGTCAAGCTGAAAATGGAGGCGAAGATCCAGCCAAGTCTCCACCTGGCTCCCCCAACTCCTCCACTCGTAAG GCTTGCTGTTTTGTTCTTCAGAGTTGGGTCTCAAAGAAATTTATGACTGGATG TGTAGTTCTGTTCCCGGTTGCATTTACATTTTTCGTTACATGGTGGTTTATTCAATTTGTTGATGGTTTCTTCAGTCCAATATATGCCCAGCTTGGCATTGACATATTTG GACTTGGGTTTATCACATCTTTACTTTTCGTATTCTTTGTTGGcgtttttgtttcttcttggatTGGTGGCACTGTTTTCTCACTTGGAGAATGGTTTATAAAGCGGATGCCATTTATTAGACATATATACTCGGCCTCCAAACAAATTAGTGCTGCAATTTCTCCAG ACCAAAATACCACGGCATTCAAAGAGGTAGCAATTATCCGTCACCCACGTGTTGGTGAATATGCCTTTGGTTTTATCACATCAACTGTCACTCTTCAG AGAGATAACGAAGATGAAGAGTTATGTAGTGTTTTTGTCCCAACAAACCATCTCTACATTGGCGACATATTTCTAGTTAACTCCGAAGAGATCATTAGACCAAATCTTTCTATCCGAGAAGGCATAG AGATCATTGTTTCTGGGGGTATGACAATGCCGCAAACTATTTCTCCTCTGCAAAGGGTTGCTAGACAGAATGAGAGAATCCCATTGAACAGAATAGCCTAA